A single window of Leptospira semungkisensis DNA harbors:
- a CDS encoding phasin-related domain-containing protein, whose amino-acid sequence MEKEIKEALNFAIGAAKTLREQADSILLKVEKEFKELSAKGSQDQSEVANNLRKYIEDALRSVEGLAGQVNTKVEEVKKDFGKKNSNGSAG is encoded by the coding sequence ATGGAAAAGGAAATCAAAGAAGCATTGAATTTCGCGATCGGAGCTGCTAAGACTCTGAGAGAACAAGCTGATAGTATTCTTTTGAAAGTGGAAAAAGAATTTAAGGAACTCTCCGCAAAAGGTTCCCAGGATCAAAGTGAAGTCGCTAATAATCTTCGTAAATATATCGAAGACGCGTTACGCTCCGTTGAAGGTCTTGCTGGTCAGGTAAATACCAAAGTAGAAGAAGTGAAAAAAGATTTCGGAAAGAAAAATTCTAACGGTTCTGCCGGCTGA
- a CDS encoding M23 family metallopeptidase — protein MRRIIYLGIILAAFHLSTFAQNDKVINFLFPVKTDGIENKVSSVFGESRGDHFHNGMDIASSGEPVLAMAEGKILYSRFGEDDPFGEEFGTGNSVWLDHGNGIYSSYYHLKDGRLPGLLDERLVAAGEKIAYTGNTGHSSGAHLHFVLLREFGKIIQDPMKVLAPVEDETPPAIGNLLVHQDESKFSQINDGDNINISKPFPVTVGIQDAGKKSGQRRGVAQIQVSLNGQQLKKASFSNLHYEKGEWKNSEGFPFTDLYYKDQYLLGNLDFRNGENTIKVLAWDFRQNLSEKTFTFYVTRIR, from the coding sequence ATGAGACGTATTATATATCTCGGAATTATCTTGGCCGCGTTCCATCTAAGCACCTTTGCACAAAACGATAAAGTAATAAATTTTCTTTTCCCTGTGAAAACCGACGGAATCGAGAACAAAGTTAGTTCCGTTTTCGGAGAATCCCGTGGAGATCATTTTCATAATGGAATGGATATTGCTTCTTCCGGAGAACCTGTTTTGGCAATGGCCGAAGGCAAGATCCTCTACTCGCGGTTTGGTGAAGACGATCCGTTTGGGGAAGAATTCGGGACCGGAAATTCGGTCTGGTTGGATCATGGAAATGGGATTTATTCTTCTTATTATCACCTGAAAGACGGTCGGCTTCCCGGTCTGTTGGACGAAAGGCTAGTTGCCGCCGGCGAAAAAATTGCTTATACAGGGAACACAGGGCACTCGAGCGGTGCTCACCTACACTTTGTTTTGCTAAGAGAATTCGGAAAGATCATCCAAGACCCTATGAAAGTCTTGGCCCCAGTCGAAGATGAGACTCCTCCGGCGATCGGAAATCTTTTGGTCCATCAGGACGAGAGTAAATTCAGCCAGATCAACGACGGAGATAATATCAATATCTCCAAGCCTTTTCCTGTAACAGTAGGTATTCAAGATGCGGGGAAGAAATCAGGTCAGAGAAGGGGAGTTGCCCAGATCCAGGTTTCTTTGAACGGCCAGCAATTGAAGAAGGCGAGCTTCTCCAATCTGCATTATGAAAAAGGAGAATGGAAGAATTCAGAAGGATTCCCGTTCACCGACCTGTATTACAAAGATCAGTATCTGCTTGGTAATTTAGATTTTCGTAATGGAGAGAATACGATCAAGGTCTTGGCCTGGGATTTTCGCCAAAACCTCTCCGAGAAAACTTTTACGTTTTACGTGACTCGGATTCGTTAG
- a CDS encoding CHAT domain-containing protein: MLNLIIDRVGAVNVFNVLDSSGSGSESHLQSTMDEDLILEYIKEIENLVRVSVAIHQKSVQTPTLETDILHDLKILGETFYDQFFPSAIQEKLRLTTEKFLHFNIDPKLGVIPWELLHDGTCFLSDKFFIGKTVRGESNSAAFKEKEKLRMLIIADPTEDLEWAQKEGEQLFRVLSEKVPSSRLEIEFIGGRQVTKLKLLSLIKGKNIIHYSGHLYFSDDPLENGWLISEGKILKAREIKNSGFNTDMVFSNSCQSNKSTTRNLNSDLMNNFAGSFLMSGIKSFIGTNWEIADNQNTIDFTIQFYTNLFADKSIGESLYLAKEHARRNYDPSDLTWTNYSLHGQPIIRVVSDPTKGKPVHKIINPSLIFKFYPSAIASSYYQFTERQKEESLTSFQLMEYLIRSFEEFSKILGGILFSDHQNHSLGKYIPNNPDDAYNIERWWELIFQCLHDFRKLEITPVVTDLAEILFANKDTIQKMIQWMDLYSKGQIQPESADGYLITFQYYFENLLTELEELERISIFLVSTNSNTHLFFRGLKPESSLVAAPMIKQDFIGEQIEKYRGKVIVFHEDRLQIFPLNCSIVENPETKDLELAFLGFLSSKSGNLPHGGM; encoded by the coding sequence ATGCTGAACCTAATTATAGACAGAGTCGGTGCGGTAAACGTATTCAACGTATTGGATAGCTCAGGCAGCGGGTCCGAATCTCACCTTCAATCTACCATGGACGAGGACCTTATCCTCGAGTATATTAAGGAAATCGAAAATTTAGTTCGGGTTTCCGTCGCAATTCATCAGAAATCAGTCCAAACTCCTACTCTTGAAACGGATATTCTTCACGATCTCAAGATCTTGGGAGAAACATTCTACGATCAATTCTTTCCATCTGCGATCCAAGAGAAGCTTAGACTTACTACTGAAAAATTCCTGCACTTTAATATTGATCCTAAGTTAGGAGTGATCCCGTGGGAACTCCTGCACGACGGCACTTGCTTTCTCTCCGACAAATTCTTCATAGGGAAGACCGTACGAGGAGAATCCAATAGCGCTGCATTCAAAGAAAAAGAAAAGCTTAGAATGCTGATCATCGCAGATCCAACCGAGGATCTGGAATGGGCGCAAAAAGAGGGAGAGCAACTCTTTAGAGTATTGAGTGAAAAGGTCCCAAGCTCGCGCTTAGAAATAGAATTCATAGGCGGACGCCAGGTTACCAAATTGAAACTTCTCTCCTTGATCAAAGGAAAGAATATCATTCACTACTCAGGACATTTGTATTTCTCGGACGATCCTTTAGAAAACGGATGGCTGATCTCCGAAGGAAAGATCCTAAAAGCAAGGGAGATCAAAAACTCCGGCTTCAATACAGACATGGTTTTTTCTAACTCTTGCCAATCGAACAAGAGTACGACTCGAAACCTGAATTCTGACCTGATGAATAATTTCGCAGGATCATTTTTGATGTCAGGCATCAAAAGTTTTATTGGGACAAATTGGGAGATCGCGGATAACCAGAACACCATCGACTTCACGATCCAATTCTATACGAACTTATTTGCAGATAAGAGCATCGGCGAGTCCTTATATCTCGCAAAAGAACATGCTAGAAGAAATTATGATCCTAGCGATCTGACTTGGACGAATTATAGCCTGCATGGCCAGCCGATCATTCGAGTAGTCTCCGATCCTACCAAAGGAAAACCGGTCCATAAGATCATTAATCCTTCTTTAATATTCAAATTCTATCCTAGCGCGATCGCTTCTTCTTATTATCAATTCACTGAAAGACAGAAAGAAGAATCACTGACTTCCTTCCAATTGATGGAATATCTGATCCGTTCATTTGAAGAATTCTCCAAGATACTTGGCGGGATCTTATTTAGTGATCACCAGAACCATTCCTTAGGAAAGTACATCCCGAATAATCCGGATGATGCTTATAATATTGAAAGATGGTGGGAACTGATCTTTCAATGCCTACATGATTTCAGAAAATTAGAGATCACTCCTGTGGTCACCGATCTTGCGGAGATACTCTTCGCGAATAAGGATACCATTCAGAAAATGATCCAATGGATGGATCTTTATTCTAAAGGACAGATCCAACCTGAATCCGCGGACGGATATCTGATCACCTTTCAATATTATTTCGAAAATCTTCTTACGGAGTTGGAGGAATTAGAGAGGATCAGCATCTTCTTAGTATCTACCAATTCCAACACACACTTGTTCTTCCGAGGCTTAAAGCCTGAGTCCTCTTTGGTAGCAGCCCCAATGATCAAACAGGACTTTATAGGAGAGCAAATCGAGAAGTATCGAGGTAAGGTAATTGTATTCCATGAAGATAGGCTGCAGATCTTTCCTTTAAATTGCAGTATTGTTGAAAATCCGGAGACCAAAGATCTAGAGTTGGCCTTTTTAGGATTCTTATCCTCCAAATCGGGAAATCTGCCTCACGGCGGTATGTGA
- a CDS encoding RNA polymerase sigma factor, translated as MNLSKDKTLDLVTRCGEGDEAALKLFFESYSEDIYNFPMKIFHLSEDDAGDFFLYAFERLKTGARFSSFKGKSSFRTWFYSVLRNMLIDWQRTKRELKITNLGKINKEGKEYATIEDEPDLRPELVEEAQELTKLFHQVLGEIGVEKRVIFKLSYIYYLNLDEEEIQFLVSKTNLGLDDLKKKILELRSELSKREEENIRMEDKITSLYLNILELKEKQTATVKKAPILPQEIDKTSQALKKKYEQRKKLLEKRKKGHFLARTPYREVADLLGITEGNVSVTLLRLIEKIQKKLKFSELSE; from the coding sequence ATGAATTTGTCAAAGGATAAAACCCTCGACCTGGTTACCCGCTGCGGGGAAGGAGACGAGGCCGCACTCAAATTATTCTTCGAGTCCTATTCCGAAGATATATACAACTTCCCGATGAAAATTTTTCATCTGAGCGAAGATGATGCCGGTGACTTCTTCTTGTACGCGTTCGAAAGATTGAAAACCGGTGCAAGGTTCTCCAGCTTTAAAGGAAAGTCCAGCTTCCGCACTTGGTTCTATTCCGTTTTACGTAATATGCTCATTGATTGGCAAAGAACCAAGAGAGAGCTCAAGATCACCAACCTCGGAAAGATCAATAAAGAAGGAAAAGAATACGCTACTATCGAAGACGAACCCGATCTAAGACCTGAGTTGGTCGAAGAAGCTCAGGAGCTCACCAAACTTTTTCACCAAGTTTTGGGAGAGATCGGAGTAGAGAAACGAGTCATTTTCAAATTATCTTATATTTACTATCTCAATCTGGACGAAGAAGAGATCCAATTCTTGGTCAGTAAAACGAATCTAGGTCTGGATGATCTCAAAAAGAAGATCCTGGAGCTAAGATCCGAACTTTCCAAAAGAGAAGAGGAGAATATTCGTATGGAAGACAAGATTACGTCTCTGTATCTGAATATTCTGGAGCTAAAGGAAAAGCAAACTGCTACAGTGAAAAAGGCTCCTATCCTCCCTCAAGAGATAGATAAAACCTCTCAGGCATTAAAAAAGAAATACGAACAGAGAAAGAAACTGCTAGAAAAGCGAAAGAAAGGCCATTTCTTAGCCCGTACTCCCTATCGTGAGGTTGCGGATCTATTGGGAATTACGGAAGGAAATGTTAGCGTTACTTTGTTGCGTCTGATCGAAAAAATACAAAAAAAACTCAAATTCTCGGAATTGTCTGAGTAG
- the pckA gene encoding phosphoenolpyruvate carboxykinase (ATP) → MQAQTQVKGLKELGIEPSEVFHNLSYDEIFEHEKNNGETVLSSNGTMMVDTGIFTGRSPKDKYFVDEPTSNKNIWWSHINFKASEQVFDELYEKCVNYLSGKKLYVFDGYAGANPETRIGLRVVSEKAWQHHFCTNMFLRPSKDELANLLPEFTIINACGVKNEKYKEHGLNSDVFVIFHLGKKLCIIGGTEYGGEMKKGIFSVMNYKLPLEGIVSMHCSANIGNKDGDTALFFGLSGTGKTTLSTDPNRKLIGDDEHGWDDNGIFNIEGGCYAKVINLDPKTEPEIFEAIKRDALLENVVYDEKTKVVDYSSAAKTENTRVSYPIYHIKNIQVPSKGDHPKVIIFLTYDAFGVLPPVSRLSIEQAMYHFLSGYTAKVAGTERGVKEPTATFSACFGAAFMTLHPTVYAKLLGEKMRKHNVRAYLMNTGLVGGAYGTGKRMNLPATRKIIDEIMNGNIDKAQFTKHPIFQVEYPKTVEGVDSSILDPREAWADKAAYDESSKKLAGMFIENFKKYAEGSKDYDFTAFGPQLG, encoded by the coding sequence ATGCAGGCCCAGACGCAAGTGAAGGGACTGAAGGAGCTCGGAATCGAGCCCTCCGAAGTCTTCCATAACCTTTCATACGACGAAATTTTCGAACACGAGAAGAATAACGGAGAAACGGTCCTTTCTTCCAACGGAACCATGATGGTTGATACCGGGATTTTCACCGGCCGTTCCCCTAAAGACAAATATTTTGTAGATGAACCTACTTCTAACAAAAATATTTGGTGGTCTCATATCAATTTCAAAGCGTCGGAGCAAGTCTTCGATGAGCTTTATGAGAAATGTGTAAATTACCTTAGCGGTAAAAAACTTTATGTTTTTGACGGATACGCTGGCGCGAACCCTGAAACCAGGATCGGTCTGAGAGTCGTTTCTGAGAAAGCATGGCAGCACCATTTCTGTACTAACATGTTCCTTCGCCCTAGCAAGGATGAATTGGCGAACCTTCTTCCTGAGTTCACAATCATCAACGCTTGCGGCGTTAAGAACGAGAAATACAAAGAGCACGGTCTGAACTCGGACGTATTCGTAATCTTCCACCTTGGCAAAAAACTTTGCATCATCGGTGGAACCGAATACGGCGGAGAAATGAAGAAAGGTATCTTCTCGGTAATGAATTATAAGTTACCGTTAGAAGGGATCGTTTCTATGCACTGCTCTGCAAATATCGGAAACAAAGACGGAGACACTGCTCTCTTCTTTGGACTTTCTGGAACAGGCAAGACTACTCTTTCTACCGACCCGAACCGCAAACTGATTGGAGACGATGAGCACGGTTGGGACGATAACGGTATCTTCAATATCGAAGGCGGTTGCTACGCTAAGGTTATCAACCTCGATCCTAAGACCGAGCCTGAGATCTTCGAAGCAATCAAGAGAGACGCTCTTCTTGAGAACGTGGTTTATGATGAGAAGACAAAGGTCGTTGACTATTCTTCTGCAGCAAAAACTGAAAACACACGCGTTTCTTATCCTATCTACCATATCAAAAACATCCAAGTTCCTTCCAAAGGCGATCATCCTAAAGTGATCATCTTCTTGACTTACGATGCATTCGGAGTTCTTCCTCCTGTTTCTCGTCTGTCTATCGAACAAGCGATGTATCACTTCCTTTCCGGATATACTGCGAAAGTTGCCGGAACTGAAAGAGGAGTGAAAGAACCTACCGCTACTTTCTCCGCTTGTTTCGGAGCAGCGTTCATGACACTTCACCCAACTGTTTATGCTAAACTCTTGGGAGAGAAGATGCGCAAGCATAACGTTCGCGCGTATCTGATGAACACTGGACTGGTTGGTGGAGCTTATGGAACTGGTAAGAGAATGAATCTTCCAGCGACTCGTAAGATCATCGACGAGATCATGAACGGAAACATCGACAAGGCTCAATTTACCAAGCACCCGATCTTCCAAGTTGAATATCCTAAAACTGTAGAAGGTGTGGATAGCTCCATTTTGGATCCTCGCGAGGCTTGGGCTGATAAAGCAGCTTACGATGAGTCTTCTAAGAAACTGGCAGGCATGTTCATTGAGAACTTCAAGAAATATGCCGAAGGTTCCAAAGACTACGATTTCACCGCTTTCGGACCTCAATTAGGTTAA